A segment of the Paracoccus suum genome:
GCCGGGTTCGGCGGCAACGCCAATTTGCAACTGGCGCTGGTCTGCATCCTGATCATGGTCGTCATGACGGTCATGAACCCGCGCTTTCTGACCGCCTATAATTTTGAATCCATGGCCTTCTTTCTGCCGGAACTGGGGATCCTGTCGATCGCGATGATGATCGCGATGCTGACCGGCGGCATCGACCTCAGCGTCGTCGGCATCGCCAACCTGGCAGGCATCGTCGCCGGGCTGTGGTTCCAGCGCTCGGGCGGGGCCGAGGCCGGGCCGGCGGTGGTCGCGGTGGGCGTCCTGCTGGCGCTGGCGGTCGGACTAGTCGCGGGCGTGCTGAACGGCCTCCTGATCGCGAGGGCGCGCATCACGCCGATCCTCGCGACTCTCGGCAGCGGCCAGGTGTTTACCGGCCTGGCGCTGGTCCTGACCGGCGGGCCGGCCATCGTCGGCTTTCCCGCGGCTTGGAACGCCATCGGCAACGGCCATCTGGGGCCGGTCCCGGTGCCGTTCGTGATATTTGTTGCGATCTGCATCGCTGTCTGGCTGCTGCTGACCCGGTCCGCCCTGGGCCTGAACCTGATGTTGATCGGCACCAACCCGCGGGCCGCGGTCTTTGCCGGGGTTCGGCGCACGCAGATGCTGATCTACAGCTATGCGCTGACCGGAATGCTGGCTGCAAGTGCCGGCATCCTGCTGTCGGCCCGCACCAATGCCGCGAAATCCGACTACGGCGCGTCCTATCTGCTACAGGCGGTGCTGATCGCGGTGCTGGGTGGCACCAATCCGGCAGGCGGGCGCGGCAGCGTCCTCGGGGTCGCGCTGGCGGTCGTCTCGCTGGTGCTGCTATCGTCCGGCTTTCAGATGATGCGGGTGTCGAACCACCTGATCGACTTCATCTGGGGCGCGACCTTGATCATCGTGCTGGCAATCAACGTCTTTGTCACCCGCCGCCGCGCCGGCGTGTGACCCGCAGGGAAGGACCGCGCATGGCTGGACGCATCGGCGTCGTCGGATCGAACATGATCGACCTGGTGACCTATATCGACCGCATGCCCGGTCCCGGCGAGACGGTCGAGGCCCCCTCGTTCGAGATCGGCTTTGGCGGCAAGGGCGCCAATCAGGCCATCGCCGCGGCCCGGCTGGGGTCGGATGTCACCATGGTCACGCGGGTCGGGGACGACATGTTCGGCCCGCAGGTGCTGGAAAACTTACGCAGCAACGGCGTCGATACGGCCCATTCCCGGGCCGTCCCCGGCCAGCCTTCGGGCGTCGCGCCGATCTTTGTCGAACCCTCGGGAGAGAATGCCATCCTGATCGTCAAGGGCGCCAATGCCACCCTGTCGCCGGCTGATGTGGACGAGGCCGCCGAGGCGCTGGCCAGCTGCGATCTGATCCTGATGCAGCTCGAAGTGCCGCTGGAGACGGTCTATCACACGGTCGCACTGGCCGCCGCCCGGGGCATCCGCACGGTGCTGAACCCGGCCCCGGCCGACCCGACGCTGGATGTGTCCCGCCTGCGCGGCCTTGGCTATTTCACCCCGAACGAAAGCGAGTTGGCTGTGCTGACCGGCCTGCCGACGGGAACCGAGGCCGAGATCGAGGCGGCGGCCCGCAGCCTGATGGCCAAGGGCATCGACGCGATCGTCGTGACCCTCGGCGGGCGCGGCGCGCGGCTGGTCACTGCGGACGGCGTGCACGCCATTGCCCCGGTCACGGTCGAGGCGGTGGACACGACCGGCGCCGGTGACGCCTTCATCGGCAGCTTTGCCCATTTTCATGCTGGCGGGATGGACGCGCCGGCGGCGCTGGCGCAGGCCGCGCGCTATGCCGCGCTGTCGATCACCCGGCGCGGCACCCAGAAATCCTATGCCACCCCGGCCGAGTTCGCCGCCTTCTGCGCGATGCTGGACTAGGCCACACCCCAGTCCAGCACGACCTTGCCCGCCTCGCCCGAGCGCATGGCGGCAAAGCCTTCCTCGAACTGCGCGATCGGCAGGCGGTGCGTGATGAGCGGCGTCAAATCGAGGCCCGACTGCACAAGGGCGATCATCTTGTACCAGGTCTCGTACATTTCGCGCCCGTAGATGCCCTTCAAGGTCAGCATCTTGAAGATGACCTGGTTCCAGTCGATCTCGAACCCCGCAGGGGCGATCCCGAGGATCGCGATCTTGCCGCCGTTGTTCATGACATCGATCATCTGGCGAAAGGCGGGCGCCGCGCCGGACATCTCCAGCCCGATGTCGAACCCCTCGCGCATCCCGATCTCGGCCATCACCTCGCGCAGGTCCTGCTCGGCGACGTTCACCGCATAGGGAATGCCGAGGCTGCGCGCCAGGGCGAGGCGGCCGGGGTTGATATCGGTGACCACGACCTTTCGCGCCCCGGCCCGCTGGGCGACCATCGCGCCCATGATGCCGATGGGCCCCGCGCCGGTGACCAGCACATCCTCGCCGACGCAATCGAAGCTGAGGGCGGTGTGCACGGCGTTGCCGAAGGGGTCGAAGATGGCTGCGATCTCGTCCGGGATATCGTCCGGGATCGGCACGACATTGCTCTGCGGCAGGCACAGGTATTCGGCAAAGCTGCCGGCGCGGTGCACGCCGACGCCCAGCGTGTTGCGGCACAGATGCGCCCGCCCGGCGCGGCAGTTACGGCAGTGCCCGCAGGTGATGTGCCCCTCGCCCGAGACGCGCTGGCCGGGGTGAAAGCGGGTCACGGCCGCGCCGACCTCGGCGATGGTGCCGCTGAACTCATGCCCGGTGACCAGTGGCACGGGCACCGTCTTGGCGGCCCAGGCGTCCCAGTTCCAGATATGCACGTCGGTGCCGCAGATGGCGCTCTTCCCGACGCGGATCAGCACGTCGTTCGGGCCGGGTTCGGGGACCGGCACCTCCTCCATCCACAGTCCCGGCTCGGGGCGCGCCTTGACCAGGGCGCGCATCATGTTGCTGGCCATCAGATGATCCCCATGTCCTGACCCGTGGCGATGAAGGCGGCGATGGCGGTGTCCAGGTCGGCTTCGGAGTGCGCCGCTGACATCTGGGTGCGAATGCGCGCCTGTCCGCGCGGCACCACCGGAAAGCTGAAGGCGGTGACATAGACGCCGCGTGCCAGCATGCCTTCGGCAAACTCGGCGGCGATCCGCGCCTCGCCCAGCATCACCGGGATGATAGGATGACCCGCCCCGGCCAGCGTAAAGCCGGCGGCCCCCATCTCCGCCCGGAACCGGGCGGCATTGGCGTCGAGGCGGGCGCGCAGATCGTCGCCTTTGGCCACCAGATCCAGCGCCACCAGCGAGGCCGCGGTGATGACCGGCGCGAGCGCGTTAGAGAAGAGGTAGGGCCGCGACCGCTGGCGCAGCATGTCGACCACCGCTTTCGGGCCTGCGACATATCCGCCCGATGCCCCGCCCAGCGCCTTGCCCAGCGTCCCGGTCAGGATTTCGACGCGTTCCGCAACACCCAGCGCCGCCGGCGTGCCCCGGCCCTTCGGGCCCATGAGCCCCACTGCGTGACTGTCATCAACGATGACCGTGGCATCATGGCGCTCGGCCAGATCGCAGATCGCCGGCAGCGGGGCGATGATCCCGTCCATCGAGAACACGCCGTCGGTCACGATCACCCGGCTGCGGGCGTCCGCCGCCTCGACCAGCCGCGCCTCCAGCTCGGCCATGTCGGCATTGGCATAGCGCAGCCGCCGCGCCTTGCACAAACGCACCCCGTCGATGATCGACGCGTGGTTCAGCGCATCCGAGATGATCGCGTCCTCGGCCCCGAGGATGGTCTCGAACAGGCCGGTGTTGGCGTCGAAGCACGAGGAATAGAGGATCGCAT
Coding sequences within it:
- a CDS encoding ABC transporter permease; protein product: MRGAGDMDDPARAAPGLGARLAGFGGNANLQLALVCILIMVVMTVMNPRFLTAYNFESMAFFLPELGILSIAMMIAMLTGGIDLSVVGIANLAGIVAGLWFQRSGGAEAGPAVVAVGVLLALAVGLVAGVLNGLLIARARITPILATLGSGQVFTGLALVLTGGPAIVGFPAAWNAIGNGHLGPVPVPFVIFVAICIAVWLLLTRSALGLNLMLIGTNPRAAVFAGVRRTQMLIYSYALTGMLAASAGILLSARTNAAKSDYGASYLLQAVLIAVLGGTNPAGGRGSVLGVALAVVSLVLLSSGFQMMRVSNHLIDFIWGATLIIVLAINVFVTRRRAGV
- the rbsK gene encoding ribokinase, which codes for MAGRIGVVGSNMIDLVTYIDRMPGPGETVEAPSFEIGFGGKGANQAIAAARLGSDVTMVTRVGDDMFGPQVLENLRSNGVDTAHSRAVPGQPSGVAPIFVEPSGENAILIVKGANATLSPADVDEAAEALASCDLILMQLEVPLETVYHTVALAAARGIRTVLNPAPADPTLDVSRLRGLGYFTPNESELAVLTGLPTGTEAEIEAAARSLMAKGIDAIVVTLGGRGARLVTADGVHAIAPVTVEAVDTTGAGDAFIGSFAHFHAGGMDAPAALAQAARYAALSITRRGTQKSYATPAEFAAFCAMLD
- the tdh gene encoding L-threonine 3-dehydrogenase: MRALVKARPEPGLWMEEVPVPEPGPNDVLIRVGKSAICGTDVHIWNWDAWAAKTVPVPLVTGHEFSGTIAEVGAAVTRFHPGQRVSGEGHITCGHCRNCRAGRAHLCRNTLGVGVHRAGSFAEYLCLPQSNVVPIPDDIPDEIAAIFDPFGNAVHTALSFDCVGEDVLVTGAGPIGIMGAMVAQRAGARKVVVTDINPGRLALARSLGIPYAVNVAEQDLREVMAEIGMREGFDIGLEMSGAAPAFRQMIDVMNNGGKIAILGIAPAGFEIDWNQVIFKMLTLKGIYGREMYETWYKMIALVQSGLDLTPLITHRLPIAQFEEGFAAMRSGEAGKVVLDWGVA
- a CDS encoding glycine C-acetyltransferase, producing the protein MSDTLAKRLQAELAQIREDGLWKPERVLASPQSGHIDVGGAEVLNFCANNYLGLADDPALVAAARDALDRWGYGMASVRFICGTQDPHKALEARLANWLGTEDAILYSSCFDANTGLFETILGAEDAIISDALNHASIIDGVRLCKARRLRYANADMAELEARLVEAADARSRVIVTDGVFSMDGIIAPLPAICDLAERHDATVIVDDSHAVGLMGPKGRGTPAALGVAERVEILTGTLGKALGGASGGYVAGPKAVVDMLRQRSRPYLFSNALAPVITAASLVALDLVAKGDDLRARLDANAARFRAEMGAAGFTLAGAGHPIIPVMLGEARIAAEFAEGMLARGVYVTAFSFPVVPRGQARIRTQMSAAHSEADLDTAIAAFIATGQDMGII